A genomic window from Solanum dulcamara chromosome 11, daSolDulc1.2, whole genome shotgun sequence includes:
- the LOC129872025 gene encoding heavy metal-associated isoprenylated plant protein 28-like, translating to MRVHMDCQGCENKIRKALKKLHGVDNIDIDMNMQKVTVTGWADQKKVLKTVRKTGKRAELWPYPYNPEYHNYMHHYYCDTFYSRPGTYYAPPSSYNYRVHGYNGHVHGSYAELPYNTIFDEQTRHMFSDDNATGCSIM from the exons ATGAGAGTGCACATGGACTGTCAAGGATGCGAAAACAAAATAAGGAAAGCTCTCAAGAAGCTTCATG GAGTGGACAACATTGACATAGACATGAACATGCAAAAGGTGACAGTAACAGGATGGGCAGATCAGAAAAAAGTGCTCAAAACAGTGAGGAAAACTGGAAAGAGAGCTGAACTATGGCCATATCCATACAATCCTGAATACCATAATTATATGCACCATTATTATTGTGACACATTTTACAGCAGGCCGGGCACTTACTATGCCCCGCCTTCTTCCTACAACTACCGCGTGCATGGCTACAATGGCCATGTTCACGGTTCCTATGCAGAGCTTCCTTACAATACTATTTTCGATGAACAAACCAGGCACATGTTTAGTGATGACAATGCAACTGGTTGTTCTATTATGTGA
- the LOC129872645 gene encoding uncharacterized protein LOC129872645 has product MAEKEGAIVKKGHEEGLKMALSLLEEFELPMGLLPLADVIEVGFVKNTGYIWILQEKKVEHKFKIIGSLVRYDTEISGYIDKKRIKKLKGVKAKELILWPPVNEITVDDPPTGNIRIKSLAGITKTLPAEAFAAGH; this is encoded by the coding sequence ATGGCAGAGAAGGAAGGAGCAATTGTCAAGAAGGGGCATGAGGAAGGTTTGAAAATGGCACTTTCCCTCCTCGAAGAATTTGAACTCCCAATGGGGCTCCTCCCTCTTGCTGATGTGATCGAAGTGGGGTTCGTGAAGAACACAGGCTACATATGGATCCTGCAAGAAAAAAAAGTTGAgcacaagttcaagattatcgGCAGTCTGGTACGTTATGACACTGAAATAAGTGGATACATCGACaagaagagaatcaagaagcTCAAGGGAGTGAAAGCTAAGGAGTTGATACTGTGGCCTCCAGTTAATGAGATCACTGTGGATGATCCTCCCACTGGCAATATTCGAATCAAGAGTCTGGCTGGCATCACCAAAACTCTCCCAGCTGAAGCTTTTGCTGCTGGCCATTAA
- the LOC129873437 gene encoding probable inactive dual specificity protein phosphatase-like At4g18593: MEAPNNSDVSIDSSQKDSDVSIDPKPQVIYRCKKCRRIVASEEQVVPHEPGEGQKCFKWKKRSDNPYKELPQCSSIFVEPMKWMQVVEDGCVQDKLQCLGCKARLGYFNWAGMQCNCGAWINPAFQLHKSRLDECVIFK, from the exons ATGGAAGCACCTAATAACTCTGATGTTAGTATTGATAGTTCTCAAAAGGACTCTGATGTTAGTATTGATCCAAAACCTCAAGTTATATACCGCTGCAAGAAATGTCGAAGGATTGTTGCATCAGAAGAGCAAGTTGTTCCACATGAACCTGGTGAAGGCCAAAAATGTTTCAAATGGAAAAAGAGAAGCGACAATCCCTACAAGGAGTTACCTCAATGCTCCTCTATTTTTGTTGAGCCCATGAAGTGGATGCAAGTTG TGGAAGATGGTTGTGTCCAAGATAAGCTTCAGTGCCTGGGTTGTAAAGCTCGGCTCGGTTACTTCAATTGGGCAGGCATGCAGTGCAACTGTGGAGCATGGATTAACCCTGCATTTCAGCTGCACAAGAGTCGACTAGATGAGTGTGTCATCTTTAAATAA
- the LOC129874157 gene encoding senescence-specific cysteine protease SAG39-like: MAIFANPSQYLCLALFFIVLELWSSHVASSRPINYEATMRVRHEQWIAHHDKIYNNLKEKEIRFKIFKENVERIETFNAAGNKEYKLGVNQFADITNEEFRVLHTGYKRSLHPKVMSSSKPKTHFRYANVTDIPPTMDWRKKGAVTPIKDQKECGCCWAFSAVAAMEGVHQVKTGKLIPLSEQELVDCDVEGEDKGCTGGLLDTAFGFIIKNKGLTTEANYPYEGADGLCNKKKSAVSVAKITGYEDVPANNEKALLQAVANQPVSVAIDGSSFDFQFYSSGVFSGSCSTWLNHAVTAVGYGATSDGTKYWIIKNSWGSKWGENGYIHMKRDVDDKEGLCGLAMEASYPTA; this comes from the exons ATGGCTATATTTGCAAATCCTAGCCAATACCTTTGCTTAGCTTTGTTCTTCATAGTTTTGGAACTTTGGAGCTCTCATGTAGCTTCATCACGTCCAATCAACTATGAGGCAACCATGAGAGTTAGGCATGAGCAATGGATTGCCCATCATGACAAAATTTAcaacaatttgaaagaaaaagaaatacgTTTTAAGATATTCAAAGAAAACGTGGAACGTATAGAAACTTTTAATGCAGCAGGGAATAAAGAATACAAACTTGGTGTTAATCAATTTGCTGATATCACGAACGAGGAGTTTCGTGTATTACATACCGGTTACAAGAGGTCATTGCACCCTAAGGTTATGTCCTCCTCAAAGCCAAAAACACATTTTAGGTACGCTAATGTAACAGACATACCGCCAACTATGGATTGGAGAAAGAAAGGTGCCGTTACTCCTATCAAGGACCAAAAGGAATGTG GGTGCTGTTGGGCATTTTCTGCAGTAGCAGCTATGGAAGGCGTACACCAAGTGAAAACAGGAAAATTGATCCCTTTATCAGAGCAAGAGCTTGTAGATTGTGATGTCGAAGGCGAGGACAAAGGTTGCACCGGAGGACTCTTGGATACTGCCTTTGGATTCATCATAAAAAATAAGGGCCTCACAACAGAAGCAAATTATCCATACGAAGGAGCAGATGGTCTATGCAACAAGAAAAAATCAGCTGTTTCAGTAGCCAAGATTACAG GATACGAAGATGTGCCGGCCAACAACGAGAAGGCTCTTTTACAAGCTGTGGCTAATCAACCTGTGTCAGTGGCCATCGATGGGAGTAGCTTCGATTTCCAGTTCTATTCAAGTGGTGTATTTAGTGGATCGTGTAGCACTTGGCTTAACCATGCTGTTACAGCAGTGGGGTATGGTGCTACAAGTGATGGTACAAAATATTGGATTATAAAGAATTCTTGGGGCAGTAAATGGGGTGAAAATGGATATATACACATGAAAAGGGATGTTGATGACAAAGAAGGCCTTTGTGGACTTGCCATGGAAGCTTCTTATCCCACTGCCTAA
- the LOC129873965 gene encoding transcription factor bHLH30-like: MNCGNLGEFCENEAKGVVQSLVLDSEKGELVKASGRVEKKVGKSEGKTIAALKSHSEAERRRRQRINAHLSTLRSLVPSSDKMDKAALLAQVVCQVKQLKETATHVSERFFIPLDSDEIKVETIAENAIDGTCLYRASICCEYRTDLLSDLKETINSLHVNLIKSEISTLGSRVKNVFVFTNLIDGDRANTEARQILLSSIRQAFSSVLDKVSAFSEYSAYPNKRQRISCFDSSSLFR; encoded by the exons ATGAACTGTGGGAATTTAGGTGAGTTTTGTGAGAATGAGGCAAAAGGGGTTGTTCAAAGTTTGGTGTTGGATAGTGAGAAAGGTGAATTAGTGAAGGCTAGTGGAAGAGTGGAGAAAAAAGTTGGGAAATCAGAGGGAAAAACAATTGCTGCATTGAAGAGCCATAGCGAGGCAGAGAGGCGAAGAAGGCAGAGGATTAATGCTCATTTGTCCACACTCAGGAGTCTTGTGCCATCTTCTGACAAA ATGGACAAAGCAGCATTGCTAGCTCAAGTAGTATGCCAAGTGAAACAATTGAAGGAAACAGCAACTCATGTTAGTGAAAGATTCTTCATACCATTGGACTCTGATGAAATAAAAGTTGAAACAATTGCTGAAAATGCAATAGATGGGACATGTCTTTACAGGGCATCCATTTGTTGTGAATACAGGACTGATCTTTTATCAGATTTAAAGGAAACTATCAATTCCCTTCATGTGAATTTGATTAAGTCAGAAATATCAACGTTAGGAAGTCGAGTGAAGAACGTGTTTGTCTTCACGAATTTGATCGATGGAGATCGTGCCAATACTGAGGCTCGGCAAATTCTCTTATCCTCTATTCGACAGGCATTTAGTTCTGTCCTTGATAAAGTTTCAGCATTTTCAGAATATTCAGCCTACCCCAACAAGAGGCAACGTATTTCTTGCTTCGATTCTTCAAGCTTATTCCGATGA